One genomic region from Listeria monocytogenes encodes:
- a CDS encoding ribitol-5-phosphate dehydrogenase, translated as MINQVYRLVSERQFEEANIEEALTEDVVVVRPTYLSICAADQRYYTGSRGKEMLSKKLPMALIHEGVGQVTYDATGEFEIGTKVVMIPNTPTEDDPVIAENYRRSSLFRSSGYDGLMQENVFMRRDRVVRLPENMDMEVAAYSELISVAFHAITRFKQKANANQSVFGVWGDGNLGFITCLLLKTIYPESKVIIFGKTQYKLDFFSFVDEAHLVDEIPEGLVIDNAFECAGGKGSQYAVEQIIDLIKPEGTISLLGVSENPIEFNSRMVLEKGLTVFGSSRSGKEDFQNTVNFLSENERAVEYLSSLIGQRKVVRNLQDIIEAFETDLRNPFGKTVMEWKV; from the coding sequence ATGATTAACCAAGTATATCGCCTAGTTTCTGAGAGACAATTTGAAGAAGCGAATATTGAAGAAGCACTTACAGAAGATGTTGTTGTAGTAAGACCTACATATCTTTCTATCTGTGCTGCAGATCAGCGTTATTATACAGGTTCTCGCGGAAAAGAAATGCTTTCCAAAAAATTACCAATGGCGCTAATCCATGAAGGTGTTGGCCAAGTTACGTATGACGCAACTGGCGAGTTTGAAATCGGAACAAAAGTAGTGATGATTCCAAATACACCGACAGAAGATGATCCAGTTATTGCCGAAAACTATCGTCGCTCTTCGCTATTTCGTTCTAGTGGCTATGACGGCTTAATGCAAGAGAATGTTTTCATGAGAAGAGATCGCGTTGTTCGTTTACCAGAAAATATGGACATGGAAGTTGCGGCTTATTCTGAGTTAATTTCTGTAGCGTTTCATGCAATTACAAGATTTAAACAAAAAGCAAATGCTAATCAATCTGTATTTGGTGTATGGGGCGATGGTAATTTAGGCTTTATCACTTGTCTATTGCTAAAAACTATCTACCCTGAAAGTAAAGTGATTATTTTTGGTAAAACACAATACAAACTTGATTTCTTTTCTTTCGTAGATGAAGCTCATTTAGTTGATGAAATTCCAGAAGGTCTAGTGATTGACAATGCGTTTGAATGCGCTGGTGGCAAAGGAAGTCAGTACGCAGTTGAACAAATTATTGATTTAATTAAACCAGAAGGAACGATTTCTTTATTGGGCGTTTCTGAGAACCCCATTGAATTTAATTCACGTATGGTATTAGAAAAAGGATTGACGGTATTCGGTAGTAGCCGTAGTGGGAAAGAAGATTTCCAAAACACCGTAAATTTTCTTAGTGAAAATGAACGTGCTGTAGAATACTTATCTAGTCTAATAGGCCAACGTAAAGTAGTTCGTAATTTACAAGATATTATTGAAGCTTTTGAGACGG